In Leucobacter sp. CX169, a single genomic region encodes these proteins:
- the rpsJ gene encoding 30S ribosomal protein S10, with translation MAGQKIRIRLKSYDHEVIDSSARKIVDTVTRAGATVIGPVPLPTEKNVIAVIRSPHKYKDSREHFEKRTHKRLIDIVDPTPKAVDSLMRLDLPADVNIEIKL, from the coding sequence ATGGCGGGACAGAAGATCCGCATTCGACTGAAGTCGTATGACCACGAGGTCATCGATTCCTCGGCTCGCAAGATCGTTGACACGGTAACCCGCGCGGGTGCCACTGTCATCGGCCCCGTGCCGCTGCCGACTGAGAAGAACGTGATCGCAGTGATCCGTTCGCCTCACAAGTACAAGGACAGTCGCGAACACTTCGAGAAGCGCACGCACAAGCGCCTCATCGACATCGTCGATCCGACCCCGAAGGCCGTCGATTCGCTCATGCGTCTCGACCTGCCGGCGGATGTCAACATCGAGATCAAGCTGTAA
- the rplC gene encoding 50S ribosomal protein L3, with translation MTNVNNTVKGLLGTKLGMTQVWDENGKLVPVTVVEINPNVVTQIRTPELDGYNAIQIAAGDIDPRKVNQPATAHFAKAGVTPRRHLAEVRTANAGEYALGQELTIGETFEAGQLVDVVGTSKGKGFAGVMKRHNFSGVGASHGAHRNHRKPGSIGASATPGRVFKGHKMAGRMGGERVTVQNLTVHAVDIEKGVVLIKGAVPGARGRLVFVRNAVKGA, from the coding sequence ATGACGAACGTAAATAACACCGTCAAGGGCCTCCTTGGCACCAAGCTGGGCATGACTCAGGTCTGGGATGAGAACGGCAAGCTGGTCCCCGTGACCGTTGTTGAGATCAACCCCAACGTGGTCACCCAGATCCGCACCCCCGAGCTCGATGGCTACAACGCCATTCAGATCGCTGCAGGCGACATTGACCCCCGTAAGGTCAACCAGCCCGCGACCGCTCACTTCGCGAAGGCCGGCGTCACGCCGCGCCGCCACCTCGCAGAGGTGCGCACCGCGAACGCAGGCGAGTACGCGCTCGGCCAGGAGCTCACCATCGGTGAGACCTTCGAAGCCGGCCAGCTGGTCGACGTCGTTGGCACCTCGAAGGGCAAGGGCTTCGCTGGCGTTATGAAGCGCCACAACTTCAGTGGCGTCGGCGCATCGCACGGTGCACACCGCAACCACCGCAAGCCCGGCTCGATCGGCGCCTCGGCTACGCCGGGCCGCGTGTTCAAGGGTCACAAGATGGCTGGCCGCATGGGTGGCGAGCGCGTGACCGTGCAGAACCTCACGGTTCACGCGGTTGACATCGAGAAGGGTGTCGTCCTGATCAAGGGCGCCGTCCCCGGTGCACGTGGTCGCCTTGTATTCGTTCGCAACGCAGTGAAGGGGGCGTAG
- the rplD gene encoding 50S ribosomal protein L4, which yields MATATTLDVLSAKGKKVGTVDLPESIFGVEANVPLIHQVVVAQLAAARQGTHKTKNRGEVSGSGVKPFKQKGTGRARQGSVRAPEHRGGGVVHGPKPRDYSQRTPKKMIAAALRGVLSDRARGSRIHVLESFGLDNKPSTKAAREVIALVAPGKRVLVVMDRADALTEPSARNLENVHLLFQDQLNAYDVVVSDDIVFTKAAFDDFVAARAVKEVSK from the coding sequence ATGGCTACCGCTACCACGCTCGACGTCCTGAGCGCGAAGGGTAAGAAGGTCGGCACTGTCGATCTGCCCGAGTCGATCTTCGGCGTCGAAGCTAACGTTCCGCTGATCCACCAGGTTGTTGTCGCGCAGCTCGCTGCCGCACGCCAGGGGACGCACAAGACCAAGAACCGTGGCGAAGTGTCCGGTTCGGGTGTCAAGCCGTTCAAGCAGAAGGGCACCGGCCGCGCTCGTCAGGGTTCGGTACGTGCACCTGAGCACCGCGGCGGCGGCGTCGTCCACGGCCCCAAGCCGCGTGACTACTCGCAGCGCACCCCCAAGAAGATGATCGCTGCTGCTCTTCGCGGCGTGCTCTCGGACCGCGCACGCGGTTCGCGGATCCACGTCCTTGAGTCGTTCGGTCTCGACAACAAGCCCAGCACCAAGGCTGCCCGCGAGGTCATCGCCCTGGTTGCTCCTGGCAAGCGTGTACTCGTGGTCATGGACCGCGCTGATGCGTTGACCGAGCCCAGTGCTCGCAACCTTGAGAACGTGCACCTGTTGTTCCAGGATCAGCTCAACGCGTACGACGTTGTCGTCAGCGATGACATCGTTTTCACCAAGGCCGCCTTTGACGATTTCGTCGCCGCGCGCGCCGTCAAGGAGGTCTCGAAGTAA
- the rplW gene encoding 50S ribosomal protein L23 — MSLNKNPHDVVIAPVVSEKSYALIDGNGQYTFEVHPDSNKTEIKLAIEQIFNVKIDKINTLNRKGKTRRTKFGQGKRKDTKRAIVTLKSGSIDIFTAAL; from the coding sequence ATGAGCCTGAACAAGAACCCGCACGACGTCGTCATCGCGCCGGTCGTTTCGGAGAAGAGCTATGCGCTCATCGACGGCAACGGACAGTACACCTTTGAGGTGCACCCGGACTCGAACAAGACCGAGATCAAGCTCGCAATCGAGCAGATCTTCAACGTGAAGATCGACAAGATCAACACGCTGAACCGCAAGGGCAAGACGCGCCGCACCAAGTTCGGCCAGGGCAAGCGCAAGGACACCAAGCGTGCCATTGTGACCCTGAAGTCGGGCTCCATCGACATCTTCACGGCCGCGCTGTAG
- the rplB gene encoding 50S ribosomal protein L2, with protein MAIRKYKPTTPGRRGASVSDFAEITRSTPEKSLLRPLHKTGGRNSSGRITTRHIGGGHKRQYRVIDFRRHDKDGVNAKVAHIEYDPNRTARIALLHYLDGTKRYIIAPNKLSQGDIVESGPAADIKPGNNLPLKNIPTGTVIHAIELKPGGGAKMARSAGASVRLVAKDGPYAQLRLPSGEIRNVDVRCRATVGEVGNAEQSNINWGKAGRMRWKGVRPTVRGVVMNPVDHPHGGGEGRTSGGRHPVSPWGQKEGRTRRPNKESDKLIVRRRTVGKKR; from the coding sequence ATGGCTATTCGCAAATACAAGCCGACTACCCCGGGTCGTCGTGGCGCGAGCGTCTCTGACTTTGCAGAGATCACGCGTTCGACCCCCGAGAAGTCGCTGCTCCGCCCCCTGCACAAGACCGGTGGCCGTAACAGCTCCGGTCGGATCACGACCCGTCACATCGGTGGTGGCCACAAGCGCCAGTACCGTGTCATCGACTTCCGTCGCCATGACAAGGACGGCGTGAACGCCAAGGTTGCGCACATTGAGTACGATCCGAACCGTACGGCTCGCATCGCACTGCTGCACTACTTGGACGGCACCAAGCGTTACATCATCGCGCCGAACAAGCTGAGCCAGGGCGACATCGTCGAGAGCGGTCCCGCTGCCGACATCAAGCCCGGCAACAACCTGCCGCTGAAGAACATCCCTACGGGTACCGTCATTCACGCGATCGAGCTGAAGCCGGGCGGGGGCGCCAAGATGGCGCGTTCCGCTGGTGCCTCGGTTCGCCTCGTGGCGAAGGATGGCCCCTACGCGCAGCTGCGTCTCCCCTCGGGCGAGATCCGCAACGTCGACGTGCGCTGCCGCGCAACCGTCGGCGAGGTCGGCAACGCCGAGCAGTCGAACATCAACTGGGGTAAGGCCGGCCGTATGCGGTGGAAGGGCGTTCGCCCGACTGTCCGTGGTGTCGTCATGAACCCGGTTGATCACCCGCACGGTGGTGGCGAAGGCCGCACCTCGGGCGGCCGTCACCCGGTCAGCCCGTGGGGTCAGAAGGAAGGGCGCACGCGCCGTCCGAACAAGGAAAGCGACAAGCTCATCGTGCGTCGCCGCACCGTTGGCAAGAAGCGCTAG
- the rpsS gene encoding 30S ribosomal protein S19 encodes MPRSLKKGPFVDNHLLSKVVTQNEAGTKNVIKTWSRRSMIVPSMLGHTIAVHDGRKHIPVFVTETMVGHKLGEFAPTRTFRGHVKDDKKGRRR; translated from the coding sequence ATGCCTCGCAGTCTCAAAAAGGGCCCCTTCGTCGATAACCACCTGCTCAGCAAGGTTGTTACGCAGAACGAAGCTGGTACCAAGAACGTCATCAAGACCTGGTCGCGCCGCTCGATGATCGTGCCGTCCATGCTCGGACACACGATCGCGGTTCACGATGGGCGCAAGCACATCCCCGTGTTCGTCACCGAGACGATGGTTGGTCACAAGTTGGGCGAATTCGCTCCGACTCGTACCTTCCGCGGTCACGTGAAGGACGACAAGAAGGGCCGTCGCCGCTAA
- the rplV gene encoding 50S ribosomal protein L22 — MVESTARLRHIRITPMKARRVVNLVRGKQAEEALAILKFAPQAAAEPVFKLVASAMANARVKADKENLRLNEEELYVATAFVDEGATLKRFRPRAQGRAFKIMKRTSHITIVLKTADELEAVKKGAK; from the coding sequence ATGGTGGAGTCGACCGCACGTTTGCGTCATATCCGCATCACCCCCATGAAGGCCCGTCGCGTTGTGAACCTCGTACGTGGAAAGCAGGCCGAAGAGGCCCTCGCAATCCTGAAGTTCGCGCCGCAGGCCGCTGCCGAGCCCGTGTTCAAGCTCGTTGCTTCGGCAATGGCGAACGCACGTGTCAAGGCCGATAAGGAAAACCTTCGTCTCAACGAAGAGGAGCTCTATGTAGCTACCGCTTTCGTCGACGAGGGTGCAACCCTGAAGCGCTTCCGCCCCCGGGCACAGGGTCGCGCATTCAAGATCATGAAGCGCACGAGCCACATCACGATCGTCCTCAAGACGGCCGATGAGCTCGAGGCAGTCAAGAAGGGAGCCAAATAA
- the rpsC gene encoding 30S ribosomal protein S3 has protein sequence MGQKIHPYGFRLGITTDHVSRWFSDSQKPGQRYADYLAEDIRIREYLTKSLDRAGVSRVEIERTRDRVRVDIHSARPGIVIGRRGAEAERIRADLEKLSGKQIQLNILEVKNPEADAQLVAQGIAEQLAARVAFRRAMRKGLQGAQRAGAKGIRIQVSGRLGGAEMSRSEFYREGRVPLHTLRANIDYGFYEAKTTFGRIGVKVWIYKGDMTNKELAREQASQKSSSRGRDDRRRAPREGRAPEAAAAAAGSEK, from the coding sequence ATGGGCCAGAAGATTCACCCGTATGGCTTCCGCCTCGGGATCACCACTGATCACGTATCGCGTTGGTTCTCGGATTCGCAGAAGCCGGGACAGCGTTACGCGGATTACCTCGCAGAGGACATCCGTATCCGTGAGTACCTGACCAAGTCGCTTGACCGCGCAGGCGTTTCGCGTGTCGAGATCGAGCGCACTCGTGACCGCGTCCGCGTGGACATCCACTCGGCTCGTCCGGGCATCGTCATCGGTCGCCGCGGCGCCGAGGCGGAGCGCATTCGTGCCGACCTCGAGAAGCTCTCGGGCAAGCAGATCCAGCTGAACATCCTCGAGGTCAAGAACCCCGAGGCCGACGCTCAGCTCGTCGCACAGGGCATTGCCGAGCAGCTCGCTGCTCGCGTGGCGTTCCGTCGTGCGATGCGCAAGGGTCTCCAGGGCGCGCAGCGCGCTGGCGCCAAGGGCATCCGGATCCAGGTCTCGGGTCGCCTCGGCGGCGCCGAGATGAGCCGTTCAGAGTTCTACCGCGAGGGTCGCGTGCCCCTGCACACGCTCCGCGCGAACATCGACTACGGCTTCTACGAGGCCAAGACGACGTTCGGCCGTATCGGCGTGAAGGTCTGGATCTACAAGGGCGACATGACGAACAAGGAGCTCGCTCGCGAGCAGGCTTCGCAGAAGTCGTCGTCGCGCGGCCGTGATGACCGTCGTCGCGCTCCCCGTGAGGGTCGCGCTCCCGAGGCTGCGGCTGCCGCAGCAGGATCGGAGAAGTAA
- the rplP gene encoding 50S ribosomal protein L16, giving the protein MLIPRRVKYRKQHHPKRSGHATGGTKVSFGEFGIQALTPAYVTNRQIESARIAMTRHIKRGGKVWINIYPDRPLTKKPAETRMGSGKGSPEWWVANVKPGRVLFEVAGVDEELAREALTRAIHKLPLKARIIKREEGDA; this is encoded by the coding sequence ATGCTGATTCCCCGTCGAGTCAAGTACCGCAAGCAGCACCACCCGAAGCGTTCGGGCCACGCAACCGGCGGCACCAAGGTGTCGTTCGGTGAGTTTGGTATCCAGGCGCTCACCCCCGCGTATGTTACCAACCGTCAGATCGAGTCCGCTCGTATCGCGATGACGCGTCACATCAAGCGCGGTGGCAAGGTGTGGATCAACATCTACCCTGACCGTCCTCTCACGAAGAAGCCCGCCGAAACCCGCATGGGTTCCGGTAAGGGTTCACCCGAGTGGTGGGTGGCAAATGTCAAGCCGGGTCGCGTCCTCTTCGAGGTCGCGGGCGTCGACGAGGAGCTTGCGCGTGAGGCATTGACTCGCGCAATTCACAAGCTCCCGCTGAAGGCCCGGATTATCAAGCGTGAGGAGGGCGACGCGTAA
- the rpmC gene encoding 50S ribosomal protein L29, translated as MAIGTKELAITELDTFEDERLVEELKKSKAELFNLRFQSATGQLESHGRVSHVKRDIARIYTVIRERELGIRATPAPTPVKTAKKSKKADDSAETKEA; from the coding sequence ATGGCGATCGGTACCAAGGAACTTGCCATCACCGAACTCGACACGTTCGAGGATGAGCGCCTCGTAGAGGAGCTCAAGAAGTCGAAGGCAGAGCTGTTCAACCTGCGCTTCCAGTCGGCCACCGGCCAGCTGGAAAGCCATGGCCGTGTGAGCCACGTAAAGCGTGACATCGCTCGCATCTACACCGTGATCCGTGAGCGCGAGCTCGGGATTCGGGCAACGCCCGCTCCGACTCCGGTCAAGACGGCGAAGAAGAGCAAGAAGGCGGACGATTCCGCCGAGACGAAGGAGGCCTAA
- the rpsQ gene encoding 30S ribosomal protein S17 — protein MAKVEEQAGQESAEARADRKTRRGYVVSDKMDKTIVVEVEDRVKHPLYGKVIRRSSKIKAHDEENTAGIGDMVLIAETRPLSATKHWRLVEILEKAK, from the coding sequence ATGGCTAAGGTCGAGGAACAGGCCGGCCAGGAGTCGGCTGAGGCACGCGCGGATCGCAAGACCCGCCGTGGCTACGTCGTCAGCGACAAGATGGATAAGACCATCGTCGTTGAGGTTGAGGACCGCGTGAAGCACCCTCTCTACGGCAAGGTGATTCGTCGCTCGTCGAAGATCAAGGCACACGATGAAGAGAACACCGCCGGCATCGGCGACATGGTCCTCATCGCGGAGACCCGCCCGTTGAGCGCCACCAAGCACTGGCGCCTCGTCGAGATCCTCGAGAAGGCGAAGTAA
- the rplN gene encoding 50S ribosomal protein L14, with the protein MIQQESRLKVADNTGAKELLTIRVLGGSGRRYASLGDTIVATVKDAIPGGNVKKGDVVKAVIVRTKKQVRRVDGSYIKFDENAAVILKTDGEPRGTRIFGPVGRELRDKKFMKIVSLAPEVI; encoded by the coding sequence GTGATTCAGCAGGAATCCCGACTTAAGGTGGCCGATAACACGGGCGCCAAGGAGTTGCTCACCATTCGCGTTCTCGGTGGCTCAGGCCGTCGGTACGCGAGCCTTGGGGATACCATCGTGGCGACTGTCAAGGACGCCATCCCCGGTGGCAACGTGAAGAAGGGCGATGTCGTCAAGGCGGTCATCGTTCGTACCAAGAAGCAGGTCCGTCGCGTTGACGGCTCGTACATCAAGTTCGACGAGAACGCTGCCGTGATCCTGAAGACTGACGGGGAGCCTCGCGGCACCCGCATCTTCGGTCCGGTTGGCCGTGAGCTTCGTGACAAGAAGTTCATGAAGATCGTCTCGCTCGCGCCGGAGGTTATTTAA
- the rplX gene encoding 50S ribosomal protein L24, which translates to MAKRIKKGDLVEVISGATQERGGDRGKQGRVLAINTETERIIVEGVNYVTKHAKVGQSAGGTKEGGIQTMEAPIHVSNVALVDPSTKKPTRVGFRVEEIEKDGKKKTVRVRYAKTSGKDL; encoded by the coding sequence ATGGCGAAAAGGATCAAGAAGGGTGACCTCGTAGAGGTCATCTCGGGCGCTACGCAGGAGCGTGGCGGCGACCGGGGCAAGCAGGGTCGCGTTCTCGCGATCAACACTGAGACCGAGCGCATCATCGTTGAGGGCGTCAACTACGTCACCAAGCACGCGAAGGTCGGCCAGTCGGCTGGCGGCACGAAGGAGGGTGGCATCCAGACGATGGAGGCCCCCATCCACGTGTCGAACGTCGCACTCGTTGATCCCTCGACCAAGAAGCCGACTCGCGTTGGCTTCCGCGTCGAGGAGATCGAGAAGGACGGTAAGAAGAAGACCGTCCGCGTCCGTTACGCGAAGACGTCTGGGAAGGACCTCTGA